From one Rhopalosiphum padi isolate XX-2018 chromosome 2, ASM2088224v1, whole genome shotgun sequence genomic stretch:
- the LOC132919158 gene encoding trafficking kinesin-binding protein milt isoform X1 — protein sequence MSIRHDYEDVNRIQLATCKNDGHPIDFPIDFENVGPTSAESRCDGSEEFCGNPLVVSSSTLETQGESPKCMYHLLSPTVPAKTPVDPRFSSEKPPRIRMILPELNRVLCSNRVSQMTKTYNDIEAVTQLLAEKEKDLELTARIGKELLTGNQTLEARVGLLETELKTVNERYTQASYELQKKNDLIKILSNDADETGYEANDDAVENEKYYGVSVGYLQTRLKNLEDENRTLRGEANRLAMETDEVEAKEAQLMSDFASQLSVTRSDLSVIMEQADKHRDENVTLHNNCEFLRSKLSSIEASLKIKNDENEELMAMLMLARDTQNELASEIVEVKKQYEEALTMLHECQTELKGYRDKHIPLARAGPLFTSLPPYLNSNGLHSHGHSSLESSLFSELSLDSGICTGRMSGASSYKKSIGMMKLTSAMETSTRNLSRQTAYNDLTEESPTHSDCDDFSDTDSFIIEQPGIPGAPGSEDLANALKRLTPASIKARRAALGSGFMFADPYDSADTRTPDSIMSTGSISLSTWKTPNKLQLVKPMQGSFTLQQWNAQSVPSLSSILEEQPQGVIKKCDSTAPIAGLPQTFRLDEIEEDEPRTHPGKMFQMSTHITTITNSRVMHPDDGTSLTTSVRGSAMSTAVNSCVNSRVPTRETTPMLSRRNSTTTFSTNCGLAAMLNERGIRAITPSALATPMFSTTATPCNSPYGSPGGSPDRSRSPSPSDSPYSHPFGLPGYLMHSGAKLLRKTLTGTERGTEHHKARKTKSLVRPDKKTLAGIRLVETMKHYIPTVPPDMSGHPVFDIVDCIPPKPENGALQRRLKQLDSGNDGGGPRLRMDLGTVGSSTNDPQPSRGTLISSMFFARKGGLL from the exons ATGAGTATCCGTCATGACTATGAAGATGTCAACCGCATACAGCTAGCGACCTGCAAAAATGACGGACATCCGATCGATTTTCCGATCGATTTTGAAAATGTCGGCCCTACAAGTGCCGAATCCCGGTGTGACGGCAGTGAAGAATTTTGCGGAAACCCGCTGGTGGTTAGCTCGAGTACGCTGGAAACACAAGGTGAATCACCTAAGTGCATGTATCACTTATTGTCGCCGACCGTGCCGGCCAAAACACCTGTAGACCCTAGATTTTCTTCGGAGAAACCACCGCGGATACGAATGATATTGCCGGAGCTCAATAGAG TTCTATGCAGCAACCGCGTAAGCCAAATGACAAAAACCTATAATGATATCGAAGCAGTAACCCAACTATTAGCAGAA AAAGAAAAAGATTTGGAGCTAACTGCGCGCATTGGCAAAGAACTTTTGACCGGCAACCAGACGCTTGAAGCCAGGGTGGGATTGCTTGAGACAGAGTTGAAGACTGTCAACGAGCGTTACACACAGGCTTCGTACGAGCTACAGAAAAAAAACGACCTCATCAAAATACTTAGCAACGATGCCGACGAAACCGGCTACGAAGCGA ATGATGATGCGGTTGAAAACGAAAAGTATTACGGCGTCAGTGTCGGTTATTTGCAAACGCGCCTCAAAAATCTCGAAGACGAAAACCGTACTTTGCGTGGTGAGGCCAATAGACTTGCAATGGAAACCGACGAGGTAGAAGCCAAAGAAGCACAGCTAATGTCTGACTTTGCATCTCAACTCAGTGTCACGAGGTCTGACCTATCCGTCATCATGGAACAAGCGGACAAACACAGGGACGAAAACGTAACACTACATAACAATTGCGAGTTTTTACGCTCTAAATTGTCCAGCATCGAAGCGTCGTTAAAAATC aaaaACGACGAGAATGAAGAACTTATGGCCATGTTAATGTTGGCAAGAGATACGCAAAATGAATTAGCTTCTGAAATTGTTGAAGTGAAAAAACAATACGAAGAAGCGCTTACCATGCTTCATGAATGTCAAACCGAACTCAAAGGGTATAGAGACAAACACATACCACTAGCTCGAGCTGGACCTTTATTCACGTCTCTTCCACCATATTTGAACTCAAATGGGCTGCACAGTCATGGTCATAGTTCTTTGGAGAGCTCATTGTTTTCTGAACTCAGTCTGGACTCAGGAATATGTACAGGACGAAT GTCTGGAGCGAGTAGTTATAAGAAGTCTATTGGAATGATGAAGCTGACATCAGCTATGGAAACAAGTACTAGAAATTTATCCAGGCAAACAGCTTACAATGATCTTACTGAGGAATCTCCTACTCATAGTGATTGTGATGATTTCTCTGACACCGattcatttattat TGAACAACCTGGTATACCTGGTGCTCCCGGATCTGAAGATTTAGCCAATGCCTTGAAACGTCTAACTCCAGCATCGATAAAAGCTCGACGTGCAGCGTTAGGATCTGGTTTCATGTTTGCTGATCCTTATGACTCTGCCGATACAAGAACCCCTGATTCGATTATGTCTACTGGTAGCATAAGCTTGTCAACTTGGAAGACACCAAATAAACTACag TTGGTTAAACCGATGCAAGGCTCATTTACGCTACAACAGTGGAATGCTCAATCAGTCCCATCTCTGAGCTCTATTCTTGAAGAACAACCTCAAGGTGTGATCAAAAAGTGTGATTCGACTGCTCCCATAGCAGGGCTTCCTCAAACTTTTAGACTTGATGAAATTGAAGAAGATGAACCTAGAACACACCCTggaaaaatgtttcaaatgtcCACCCACATCACTACTATTACCAATTCCAGGGTCATGCATCCAGATGATGGTACAAGTCTAACAaccag tgtTCGAGGTAGTGCTATGTCAACTGCAGTAAATAGCTGTGTCAATAGTCGAGTGCCTACCAGAGAAACTACACCTATGTTATCTAGGAGAAATTCAACTACGACATTTTCTACTAATTGTGGATTAGCAGCTATGTTAAATGAAAGGGGTATTAGGGCAATTACTCCTTCTGCCCTAGCAACACCTATGTTTTCTACAACAGCTACACCTTGTAACAGTCCGTACGGATCACCTGGTGGATCTCCAGATCGTTCTCGTTCACCTTCGCCATCAGATTCTCCATACTCCCATCCATTTGGACTACCTG gaTATTTAATGCACAGTGGTGCAAAATTGTTGAGAAAGACATTGACAGGCACTGAACGAGGAACAGAACACCACAAGGCTCGCAAAACAAAATCACTCGTAAGGCCAGACAAAaag acATTGGCTGGAATTCGACTTGTAGAGACAATGAAACACTATATACCAACTGTTCCACCAGATATGTCTGGTCATCCTGTATTCGACATCGTAGACTGTATTCCCCCTAAGCCTGAAAATGGTGCATTGCAACGAAGACTAAAACAATTGGATAGTGGCAATGATGGTGGTGGTCCCAGGCTTCGTATGGACTTGGGTACTGTAGGTTCTTCAACAAATGATCCTCAGCCTTCACGAGGGACACTCATCAGTTCCATGTTTTTTGCACGCAAAGGAgggttactataa
- the LOC132919159 gene encoding large ribosomal subunit protein mL62 gives MSFTVSKCFCNVVRTLSRSNYTSAISLKNLHPKSSLKITTPSPEQLSVDDKIFTGYIPVEELDITYSTSSGPGGQNVNKVNTKVDLRFKVESAKWLNEEVRQKLIDIHQNKLTKEGYLVIRSEKTRSQQLNLADAMERLRSLVWKAAEPEPKQSEETIEKIRRRIEKANRTRLIEKKMKSLTKSNRQAPTVF, from the exons ATGAGTTTCACGGTTTCCAAGTGTTTTTGCAACGTCGTAAGGACCTTGTCTCGCTCCAATTACACGAGTGCCATAAGCTTGAAAAATCTACACCCTAAGAGTTCGTTGAAAATTACCACACCATCACCTGAACAA TTGTCAGTTGATGATAAAATTTTTACGGGATATATACCAGTAGAAGAACTGGATATCACATATAGCACTTCTAGTGGTCCAGGGGGTCAGAATGTTAACAAGGTCAATACCAAAGTTGATTTGAGATTCAAGGTGGAATCGGCTAAATGGCTCAATGAAGAAGTCCGACAGAAACTTATTGATATT caCCAAAATAAACTTACTAAAGAGGGATATTTGGTAATTCGGTCAGAAAAGACACGGTCACAACAACTGAATCTTGCAGATGCCATGGAACGATTACGTTCTCTTGTATGGAAAGCTGCTGAACCTGAGCCAAAGCAATCTGAAGAAACCATTGAAAAAATAAGACGCag gatTGAGAAAGCAAATCGCACAAGATTGATAGAAAAGAAAATGAAATCCTTGACCAAGAGCAATCGTCAAGCACCAACAGTGTTCTAA
- the LOC132919158 gene encoding trafficking kinesin-binding protein milt isoform X2 has product MFPWPDDHVCRPRFKNKGNRFDQRQQDILNTWESEICSNDELPEVELISLLEETIPQYKLRADTLTQFTGYENKDWYIPSPALNEDEVDTASLSKEYIRETLNYFLLCSNRVSQMTKTYNDIEAVTQLLAEKEKDLELTARIGKELLTGNQTLEARVGLLETELKTVNERYTQASYELQKKNDLIKILSNDADETGYEANDDAVENEKYYGVSVGYLQTRLKNLEDENRTLRGEANRLAMETDEVEAKEAQLMSDFASQLSVTRSDLSVIMEQADKHRDENVTLHNNCEFLRSKLSSIEASLKIKNDENEELMAMLMLARDTQNELASEIVEVKKQYEEALTMLHECQTELKGYRDKHIPLARAGPLFTSLPPYLNSNGLHSHGHSSLESSLFSELSLDSGICTGRMSGASSYKKSIGMMKLTSAMETSTRNLSRQTAYNDLTEESPTHSDCDDFSDTDSFIIEQPGIPGAPGSEDLANALKRLTPASIKARRAALGSGFMFADPYDSADTRTPDSIMSTGSISLSTWKTPNKLQLVKPMQGSFTLQQWNAQSVPSLSSILEEQPQGVIKKCDSTAPIAGLPQTFRLDEIEEDEPRTHPGKMFQMSTHITTITNSRVMHPDDGTSLTTSVRGSAMSTAVNSCVNSRVPTRETTPMLSRRNSTTTFSTNCGLAAMLNERGIRAITPSALATPMFSTTATPCNSPYGSPGGSPDRSRSPSPSDSPYSHPFGLPGYLMHSGAKLLRKTLTGTERGTEHHKARKTKSLVRPDKKTLAGIRLVETMKHYIPTVPPDMSGHPVFDIVDCIPPKPENGALQRRLKQLDSGNDGGGPRLRMDLGTVGSSTNDPQPSRGTLISSMFFARKGGLL; this is encoded by the exons ATGTTTCCTTGGCCTGACGATCATGTATGTCGACCACGATTTAAAAACAAAGGGAACAGATTTGATCAAAGACAAcaagacattttaaatacttgggAATCAG aaatatgcaGTAATGACGAACTTCCAGAAGTTGAGTTAATCAGTTTGCTGGAAGAAACCATACCACAGTATAAATTGAGAGCAGACACTTTAACCCAATTTACTG gTTATGAAAATAAAGATTGGTATATTCCAAGTCCAGCATTAAATGAAGACGAAGTTGATACAGCTAGTCTTTCAAAAGAATATATTCGTGAAACATTAAACTATTTTC TTCTATGCAGCAACCGCGTAAGCCAAATGACAAAAACCTATAATGATATCGAAGCAGTAACCCAACTATTAGCAGAA AAAGAAAAAGATTTGGAGCTAACTGCGCGCATTGGCAAAGAACTTTTGACCGGCAACCAGACGCTTGAAGCCAGGGTGGGATTGCTTGAGACAGAGTTGAAGACTGTCAACGAGCGTTACACACAGGCTTCGTACGAGCTACAGAAAAAAAACGACCTCATCAAAATACTTAGCAACGATGCCGACGAAACCGGCTACGAAGCGA ATGATGATGCGGTTGAAAACGAAAAGTATTACGGCGTCAGTGTCGGTTATTTGCAAACGCGCCTCAAAAATCTCGAAGACGAAAACCGTACTTTGCGTGGTGAGGCCAATAGACTTGCAATGGAAACCGACGAGGTAGAAGCCAAAGAAGCACAGCTAATGTCTGACTTTGCATCTCAACTCAGTGTCACGAGGTCTGACCTATCCGTCATCATGGAACAAGCGGACAAACACAGGGACGAAAACGTAACACTACATAACAATTGCGAGTTTTTACGCTCTAAATTGTCCAGCATCGAAGCGTCGTTAAAAATC aaaaACGACGAGAATGAAGAACTTATGGCCATGTTAATGTTGGCAAGAGATACGCAAAATGAATTAGCTTCTGAAATTGTTGAAGTGAAAAAACAATACGAAGAAGCGCTTACCATGCTTCATGAATGTCAAACCGAACTCAAAGGGTATAGAGACAAACACATACCACTAGCTCGAGCTGGACCTTTATTCACGTCTCTTCCACCATATTTGAACTCAAATGGGCTGCACAGTCATGGTCATAGTTCTTTGGAGAGCTCATTGTTTTCTGAACTCAGTCTGGACTCAGGAATATGTACAGGACGAAT GTCTGGAGCGAGTAGTTATAAGAAGTCTATTGGAATGATGAAGCTGACATCAGCTATGGAAACAAGTACTAGAAATTTATCCAGGCAAACAGCTTACAATGATCTTACTGAGGAATCTCCTACTCATAGTGATTGTGATGATTTCTCTGACACCGattcatttattat TGAACAACCTGGTATACCTGGTGCTCCCGGATCTGAAGATTTAGCCAATGCCTTGAAACGTCTAACTCCAGCATCGATAAAAGCTCGACGTGCAGCGTTAGGATCTGGTTTCATGTTTGCTGATCCTTATGACTCTGCCGATACAAGAACCCCTGATTCGATTATGTCTACTGGTAGCATAAGCTTGTCAACTTGGAAGACACCAAATAAACTACag TTGGTTAAACCGATGCAAGGCTCATTTACGCTACAACAGTGGAATGCTCAATCAGTCCCATCTCTGAGCTCTATTCTTGAAGAACAACCTCAAGGTGTGATCAAAAAGTGTGATTCGACTGCTCCCATAGCAGGGCTTCCTCAAACTTTTAGACTTGATGAAATTGAAGAAGATGAACCTAGAACACACCCTggaaaaatgtttcaaatgtcCACCCACATCACTACTATTACCAATTCCAGGGTCATGCATCCAGATGATGGTACAAGTCTAACAaccag tgtTCGAGGTAGTGCTATGTCAACTGCAGTAAATAGCTGTGTCAATAGTCGAGTGCCTACCAGAGAAACTACACCTATGTTATCTAGGAGAAATTCAACTACGACATTTTCTACTAATTGTGGATTAGCAGCTATGTTAAATGAAAGGGGTATTAGGGCAATTACTCCTTCTGCCCTAGCAACACCTATGTTTTCTACAACAGCTACACCTTGTAACAGTCCGTACGGATCACCTGGTGGATCTCCAGATCGTTCTCGTTCACCTTCGCCATCAGATTCTCCATACTCCCATCCATTTGGACTACCTG gaTATTTAATGCACAGTGGTGCAAAATTGTTGAGAAAGACATTGACAGGCACTGAACGAGGAACAGAACACCACAAGGCTCGCAAAACAAAATCACTCGTAAGGCCAGACAAAaag acATTGGCTGGAATTCGACTTGTAGAGACAATGAAACACTATATACCAACTGTTCCACCAGATATGTCTGGTCATCCTGTATTCGACATCGTAGACTGTATTCCCCCTAAGCCTGAAAATGGTGCATTGCAACGAAGACTAAAACAATTGGATAGTGGCAATGATGGTGGTGGTCCCAGGCTTCGTATGGACTTGGGTACTGTAGGTTCTTCAACAAATGATCCTCAGCCTTCACGAGGGACACTCATCAGTTCCATGTTTTTTGCACGCAAAGGAgggttactataa
- the LOC132919158 gene encoding trafficking kinesin-binding protein milt isoform X3, whose protein sequence is MTKTYNDIEAVTQLLAEKEKDLELTARIGKELLTGNQTLEARVGLLETELKTVNERYTQASYELQKKNDLIKILSNDADETGYEANDDAVENEKYYGVSVGYLQTRLKNLEDENRTLRGEANRLAMETDEVEAKEAQLMSDFASQLSVTRSDLSVIMEQADKHRDENVTLHNNCEFLRSKLSSIEASLKIKNDENEELMAMLMLARDTQNELASEIVEVKKQYEEALTMLHECQTELKGYRDKHIPLARAGPLFTSLPPYLNSNGLHSHGHSSLESSLFSELSLDSGICTGRMSGASSYKKSIGMMKLTSAMETSTRNLSRQTAYNDLTEESPTHSDCDDFSDTDSFIIEQPGIPGAPGSEDLANALKRLTPASIKARRAALGSGFMFADPYDSADTRTPDSIMSTGSISLSTWKTPNKLQLVKPMQGSFTLQQWNAQSVPSLSSILEEQPQGVIKKCDSTAPIAGLPQTFRLDEIEEDEPRTHPGKMFQMSTHITTITNSRVMHPDDGTSLTTSVRGSAMSTAVNSCVNSRVPTRETTPMLSRRNSTTTFSTNCGLAAMLNERGIRAITPSALATPMFSTTATPCNSPYGSPGGSPDRSRSPSPSDSPYSHPFGLPGYLMHSGAKLLRKTLTGTERGTEHHKARKTKSLVRPDKKTLAGIRLVETMKHYIPTVPPDMSGHPVFDIVDCIPPKPENGALQRRLKQLDSGNDGGGPRLRMDLGTVGSSTNDPQPSRGTLISSMFFARKGGLL, encoded by the exons ATGACAAAAACCTATAATGATATCGAAGCAGTAACCCAACTATTAGCAGAA AAAGAAAAAGATTTGGAGCTAACTGCGCGCATTGGCAAAGAACTTTTGACCGGCAACCAGACGCTTGAAGCCAGGGTGGGATTGCTTGAGACAGAGTTGAAGACTGTCAACGAGCGTTACACACAGGCTTCGTACGAGCTACAGAAAAAAAACGACCTCATCAAAATACTTAGCAACGATGCCGACGAAACCGGCTACGAAGCGA ATGATGATGCGGTTGAAAACGAAAAGTATTACGGCGTCAGTGTCGGTTATTTGCAAACGCGCCTCAAAAATCTCGAAGACGAAAACCGTACTTTGCGTGGTGAGGCCAATAGACTTGCAATGGAAACCGACGAGGTAGAAGCCAAAGAAGCACAGCTAATGTCTGACTTTGCATCTCAACTCAGTGTCACGAGGTCTGACCTATCCGTCATCATGGAACAAGCGGACAAACACAGGGACGAAAACGTAACACTACATAACAATTGCGAGTTTTTACGCTCTAAATTGTCCAGCATCGAAGCGTCGTTAAAAATC aaaaACGACGAGAATGAAGAACTTATGGCCATGTTAATGTTGGCAAGAGATACGCAAAATGAATTAGCTTCTGAAATTGTTGAAGTGAAAAAACAATACGAAGAAGCGCTTACCATGCTTCATGAATGTCAAACCGAACTCAAAGGGTATAGAGACAAACACATACCACTAGCTCGAGCTGGACCTTTATTCACGTCTCTTCCACCATATTTGAACTCAAATGGGCTGCACAGTCATGGTCATAGTTCTTTGGAGAGCTCATTGTTTTCTGAACTCAGTCTGGACTCAGGAATATGTACAGGACGAAT GTCTGGAGCGAGTAGTTATAAGAAGTCTATTGGAATGATGAAGCTGACATCAGCTATGGAAACAAGTACTAGAAATTTATCCAGGCAAACAGCTTACAATGATCTTACTGAGGAATCTCCTACTCATAGTGATTGTGATGATTTCTCTGACACCGattcatttattat TGAACAACCTGGTATACCTGGTGCTCCCGGATCTGAAGATTTAGCCAATGCCTTGAAACGTCTAACTCCAGCATCGATAAAAGCTCGACGTGCAGCGTTAGGATCTGGTTTCATGTTTGCTGATCCTTATGACTCTGCCGATACAAGAACCCCTGATTCGATTATGTCTACTGGTAGCATAAGCTTGTCAACTTGGAAGACACCAAATAAACTACag TTGGTTAAACCGATGCAAGGCTCATTTACGCTACAACAGTGGAATGCTCAATCAGTCCCATCTCTGAGCTCTATTCTTGAAGAACAACCTCAAGGTGTGATCAAAAAGTGTGATTCGACTGCTCCCATAGCAGGGCTTCCTCAAACTTTTAGACTTGATGAAATTGAAGAAGATGAACCTAGAACACACCCTggaaaaatgtttcaaatgtcCACCCACATCACTACTATTACCAATTCCAGGGTCATGCATCCAGATGATGGTACAAGTCTAACAaccag tgtTCGAGGTAGTGCTATGTCAACTGCAGTAAATAGCTGTGTCAATAGTCGAGTGCCTACCAGAGAAACTACACCTATGTTATCTAGGAGAAATTCAACTACGACATTTTCTACTAATTGTGGATTAGCAGCTATGTTAAATGAAAGGGGTATTAGGGCAATTACTCCTTCTGCCCTAGCAACACCTATGTTTTCTACAACAGCTACACCTTGTAACAGTCCGTACGGATCACCTGGTGGATCTCCAGATCGTTCTCGTTCACCTTCGCCATCAGATTCTCCATACTCCCATCCATTTGGACTACCTG gaTATTTAATGCACAGTGGTGCAAAATTGTTGAGAAAGACATTGACAGGCACTGAACGAGGAACAGAACACCACAAGGCTCGCAAAACAAAATCACTCGTAAGGCCAGACAAAaag acATTGGCTGGAATTCGACTTGTAGAGACAATGAAACACTATATACCAACTGTTCCACCAGATATGTCTGGTCATCCTGTATTCGACATCGTAGACTGTATTCCCCCTAAGCCTGAAAATGGTGCATTGCAACGAAGACTAAAACAATTGGATAGTGGCAATGATGGTGGTGGTCCCAGGCTTCGTATGGACTTGGGTACTGTAGGTTCTTCAACAAATGATCCTCAGCCTTCACGAGGGACACTCATCAGTTCCATGTTTTTTGCACGCAAAGGAgggttactataa
- the LOC132922413 gene encoding tubulin-folding cofactor B: MNYQENQLSDMLEVYICTKLSEPEINTRRYRKGMTINDLKNKLEMITGRSASTMILSAYDKDKLIAKLDDDDSQLGSYPVENGMFLLVDDPAFEASDQDSVDGYKMTDEEYNAKQETLKSFLKNNKLGKYNPEYLKQQEQENLEKEQQENIEKEQIDKMEIGQRCCIRLPNKPAQHGTVMYKGRLDDKSGYWVGVKYDEPYGKHNGTLNGKQYFETPPKYGSFVTPSAVEIGDFPVLDDEL, translated from the exons ATGAATTATCAAGAAAATCAATTGTCAGACATGTTAGAAGTTTACATATGTACAAAATTGTCAGAACCGGAGATAAACACGAGGAGATACAGAAAAGGGATGACGATTAATgatctgaaaaataaattggaaatgaTCACTGGACGATCGGCCAGTACTATGATATTATCAGCATACGATAAAGATAAGTTAATAGCCAAATTGGATGATGATGATTCACAATTGGGATCATATCCAGTGGAAAACGGTATGTTTTTATTGGTGGACGATCCAGCATTTGAAGCATCTGATCAGGATTCTGTTGATGGCTACAAAATGACCGACGAAGAATATAATGCTAAACAA gaAACATTGAAGAgctttttaaagaataataagtTGGGTAAATACAATCCCGAATACCTAAAACAACAAGAACAAGAAAACTTGGAAAAAGAACAacaagaaaatattgaaaaagaaCAAATCGATAAAATGGAAATTGGACAGAGATGTTGTATTCGACTACCAAACAAACCTGCTCAACATGGCACAGTTATGTACAAAGGACGATTAGATGACAAAAGTGGCTATTGGGTTGGAGTCAAATATGATGAACCGTATGGCAAGCACAATGGAACTTTAAatggaaaacaatattttgaaacacCTCCTAAGTATGGATCTTTTGTTACTCCTTCAGCGGTTGAAATTGGTGATTTTCCAGTGCTTGACGatgaactttaa